A single Oryzias melastigma strain HK-1 linkage group LG24, ASM292280v2, whole genome shotgun sequence DNA region contains:
- the mcm3 gene encoding DNA replication licensing factor MCM3, protein MATDVVDDQEMREAQRDYLDFLDDDQDQGIYQSKVRDMISENKGRLIVNINDLRRRNEARAAKLMSNAFEELLAFQRALKDLVASVDATYAKQHEEFFVGLEGSFGSKHVSPRTLTSRLLGSMVCVEGIITKCSLVRPKVVRSVHYCPATKKTMERKYTDLTSLDAFPSSAIYPTKDEENNPLETEFGLSTYKDHQTITVQEMPEKAPAGQLPRSVDIILDNDLVDLVKPGDRVQVIGTYRCLPGKKGGFTSGTFRTIMIACNVKQMSKEVSPCFSADDAAKIRNFSQTRSINVFDQLARSLAPSIHGHEYIKKAILCMLLGGVEKVLENGSRIRGDINILLIGDPSVAKSQLLRYVLHTAPRAIPTTGRGSSGVGLTAAVTTDQETGERRLEAGAMVLADRGVVCIDEFDKMSDIDRTAIHEVMEQGRVTIAKAGIHARLNARCSVLAAANPVYGRYDQYKTPMENIGLQDSLLSRFDLLFIVLDQMDPEQDREISDHVLRMHRYRDPREQEGAAMALGGTVDVLATEDPDVVVDEREELQIYEKHNVLLHGSRRKKDKILSKEFMRKYIHIAKAVTPVLTEEAANHIAEEYSRLRGQEQLGSDIARTSPVTARTLETLIRLATAHAKARISKVVERVDSEVAVELVQFAYFKKVLEKEKKRSRQDRDSGSEDEEEEEPVSQRSQSSQRKRGRRGSQGSEPYSPYDFTEEQDVPEIQSGISKATKPQRREEEDEAMDATPQAEGAELSAERLKEFKSSLFAVFQSAHAQSIKMEALMDGINKEGGAVFTDTEVRSALARMQDDNQVMVADNIVFLI, encoded by the exons atggcgactgacGTGGTAGATGACCAGGAGATGAGGGAGGCGCAGAGGGACTATCTGGACTTCCTGGACGACGAT caAGACCAGGGCATTTACCAAAGCAAAGTCCGGGACATGATCAGCGAGAACAAAGGGCGACTCATCGTCAACATCAACGACCTGAGGAGACGCAACGAGGCCCGAGCTGCAAA ATTGATGAGCAACGCCTTCGAGGAGCTGCTGGCGTTCCAGCGGGCTCTGAAGGACCTGGTGGCCTCTGTGGACGCCACCTACGCCAAGCAACACGAGGAGTTCTTTGTGGGTCTGGAGGGGAGCTTCGGCTCCAAGCACGTCTCGCCGCGGACGCTGACGTCCCGCCTACTGGGCAGCATGGTTTGCGTGGAGGGCATCATCACCAAAT GTTCTCTGGTACGTCCCAAAGTGGTGCGCAGCGTCCACTACTGCCCGGCCACGAAGAAGACCATGGAGAGGAAGTACACCGACCTGACCTCGCTTGATGCTTTTCCCTCCAGCGCCATCTACCCCACCAAG GACGAGGAGAACAACCCGCTGGAGACGGAGTTTGGCCTCTCCACCTACAAGGACCACCAGACCATCACGGTGCAGGAGATGCCAGAGAAGGCCCCTGCTGGCCAGCTGCCCCGCTCCGTGGACATCATCCTGGACAACGACCTGGTGGATCTGGTGAAGCCCGGAGACAGGGTGCAGGTGATCGGAACGTACCGCTGCCTTCCCGGGAAGAAGGGAGGATTCACCTCCGGCACCTTCAG GACGATCATGATAGCATGCAACGTGAAACAAATGAGCAAGGAGGTGTCGCCGTGCTTCTCTGCTGACGACGCCGCCAAAATCCGGAACTTCAGTCAGACTCGCTCCATT AATGTGTTTGACCAGCTGGCGCGCTCTCTGGCTCCCAGCATCCACGGCCACGAGTACATCAAGAAGGCCATCCTGTGTATGCTGCTGGGAGGCGTGGAGAAGGTGCTGGAGAATGGCTCCCGCATCCGAGGGGACATCAACATCCTGCTTATCG GTGACCCGTCGGTGGCGAAGTCCCAGCTGTTGCGATACGTCCTCCACACAGCGCCCAGAGCCATTCCCACCACCGGGCGGGGGTCGTCTGGCGTGGGTCTCACAGCAGCCGTCACCACCGACCAGGAGACAG GCGAGCGGCGTCTGGAGGCGGGTGCCATGGTGCTGGCTGACCGCGGCGTGGTATGCATCGACGAGTTTGACAAGATGTCTGACATTGACCGCACGGCCATCCACGAGGTGATGGAGCAGGGCCGCGTCACCATCGCGAAGGCCGGCATCCATGCGCGGCTCAACGCCCGCTGCTCCGTGCTGGCTGCCGCCAACCCGGTCTACGGCAGG TACGACCAGTACAAGACCCCCATGGAGAACATCGGCCTGCAGGACTCCCTGCTTTCCCGCTTCGACCTTTTGTTCATCGTCCTGGACCAGATGGACCCGGAGCAGGACCGAGAGATCTCCGACCACGTGCTGAGGATGCACCGCTACCGCGACCCGCGCGAGCAGGAGGGGGCAG CTATGGCTCTGGGCGGGACGGTGGACGTGCTGGCCACTGAGGATCCAGACGTGGTGGTGGACGAGCGTGAGGAGCTCCAGATCTACGAGAAACACAACGTCCTGCTGCACGGAAGCAGGAGGAAGAA GGATAAGATTCTGAGTAAGGAGTTCATGAGGAAGTACATCCACATCGCCAAGGCGGTGACTCCTGTGCTGACGGAGGAGGCAGCCAATCACATCGCAGAGGAGTATTCCAGGCTGAGGGGCCAGGAGCAGCTGGGATCGGACATCGCGAGG ACCTCCCCGGTGACGGCTCGTACTCTGGAGACGCTGATCCGCCTCGCCACGGCGCACGCCAAAGCCCGCATCAGCAAGGTGGTGGAGCGCGTGGATTCAGAGGTCGCCGTGGAGCTCGTCCAGTTTGCGTACTTCAAAAAG GTTctggaaaaagagaagaagcgTTCAAGACAGGACCGCGACTCCGGATCAGAGGacgaagaggaagaggagccgGTCTCACAGCGATCGCAGAGCAGCCAGAGGAAGAG GGGGCGACGTGGATCTCAGGGCAGTGAGCCTTACAGCCCCTATGACTTCACCGAAGAGCAGGACGTTCCTGAAA TTCAGTCTGGAATCTCCAAGGCAACCAAACCCCAGCGgcgggaggaggaggatgaggccATGGACGCCACGCCGCAGGCTGAAGGTGCAGAACTGTCTGCCGAGAG GCTGAAGGAGTTCAAGTCCTCGCTGTTCGCCGTCTTCCAGTCCGCACACGCTCAGTCGATCAAGATGGAGGCGCTGATGGACGGCATCAACAAGGAGGGCGGGGCGGTCTTCACGGACACGGAGGTCCGCTCCGCTTTGGCGCGTATGCAGGACGATAACCAGGTCATGGTGGCGGATAACATCGTCTTCCTCATCTGA